The nucleotide window ttattaggggagaaggggctctctctgacatggactctcttttTAATTACTTCCCACATGGGGGAGGGACACACTCAGTTATGGTATGACTTCATGACCTGGGGTGGATGGAAAGGGCGGCTCCCCTttgctgaggaataggggagggagatggggaagaCAAAGGGCTTTTGTAATTGGTAGGTAAGGAGGGATGAGGCTAAGACCAGAatgtaaaagaaggaaggaaggaaggaaggaatgaaggaaggaaggaaggaaagaaggaaggaaagacagaaagaaagaaatctcaagaaacacacacattaaaaacacaaagtCAGAAACCACACgggttctctgtgtaacagagcccatgcatcctggactcactttgtagaccaggctgtccttgaactcacagagattcctttgcctctgcctctgcagtgctgagaataaaggcttCTGTCACCACACAAACAGTAgatgttttcttaattgaggtcccTTGGCTCAGATGACTTtagtttttgtcaagttgacatataaCTGCTCAGCACAAAACCTTTTTTTAGGTTAAGGAAGTTCCTTTAATTCCTATCAAAGGAACTTTGAATTTACATTGCATTTTGCACATGCTTTTGCTGATTTTATTGaaatgctgtttttaattttcttattctgttaatATGATGAATTCCATGTACTTTGTTCATTAGAGTTAGTTGATTGGTTGGTCACCTAAGAGTTAGTTGGTTGTTCAGTTAGTTATTCAGTCAGTTTGTTGTTAGTTAggtagatacatagacagattgAAAGAATGGAGTCTAACTTAGTTCATCTCAGCCTCTTACTCAATTTTCGCCAAAATTGGTtttgaactcctgactctcctACCTCTACTCCCCATGCACTGGAACCACAatcctgtgccaccacacctggcatgttgcttttatacttttattgttattatgCTCCCCTAGGTCCTAACCAGGTCTGTTCTTACAGAACTAAATCTGTAAGTAACCTTATTGTCATCTCTTTTCATCCTGAGCTTCACTCGTTCTGTTTCTTGCTCTTTGACGGGCCCTTAGTTCAATAACTGGAAGACTCTGTGGCAAAAattctgtttccctttcctctAGTCTTCTGGGAGTCAAAGACACCATTTATGGACCGAGAACTTTGGTGAGGGAGTTTGCACTAGGGGAGTGAAACCCAAATCTACAGTGATTGTGGgtaaatttatcttttttattaaaggTTCCGGAGATTCATGTTCTCATGTttatattttcaggtaaaaaGCTCCAAAGAAAATGTCTCAGAATCGTCTCCCCCGAGTCTCCTGCTAAGCTTTACTGCTGCTATGCAGTGATCACAGTCCTCACTGTAGCAGTAATTGTGCTTTCTGTTGCTTTGGCAGGTAAGTGACTTATTCTCCAAATTCTGTAACATGCTGTCCACATTGACATTGTCAGTAAATACTTACTGACCACTGTGAGCAGGCACTGTGGGAAGGGCTTGAGAAAACACACTGGAACTTCCTGTTCTCTGGGAACTCAGGCTCCAGCAGGAAGCTGAAGTGAAGGAACAGCACAGGCTGTGGTGTGCACAGGAGACCAGGCTCAGCATCCCTGGGAACATGATATCATCAAGCTCTAGACAGAGATGCAGGAGACATATGTCCACCCAGGGTAACTGTCCAAGGCAGAGAACAAGGAGAGCAATACCCAAAGGAGGAACCTCAAGGAAGTGTGAGGTCAGAGAGGAGTAATATGGCCAAGAACACACTGTGGCTCTCCCCATTACCCATGGTTTTAGTGACCACGTTCAGTAGTGTTTTTAGCATATTAAATGGATAGTTCCTGAAGTAATCAGTTTTTAGGATTTTAGTGCCACATTGTTCAGAATAGTGTGATAAAATCTCACACTGTCCTCTTAGGCACGTGAACCATCCTTTAGAGCAACATGTCCACACTGTGTATGCTACCTTCCCAACAGTTCTCGCTGCTACTCAATCATCAGGCCGACTGTCAAAGTAGGTGTCCATACAGAATGCTTGTTGCTGTAGCAACCCCCACTGTAGGAAACAATCATCCAAAGCACAAAAGTGATGATGTTATAGAAATCAATGCACTTCCAGGGAGCCCTGCTGTCAGTGAGCACCTGAGAGGAAATGGGACTCAGACCCAGGGTGGGAGACCTTTAGATAAAGGCCTATTGTGCTCAGGACAGGACTCCTATGGATGAACTGGGGAAGTTACAATCAAATTCACACTTCACAGCTGAGCTCAGCAGGGAATGCCAAAAAGAGACAAGACAAGCTTGTTATAATTCATTGTGTTGTCTGAATTTTAGTAAGAAAGAATGAACAGACACCAGTGAAAAACTTCTATGGTGCTTGCCCAGGACACTGGATTGGATTtggaaataaatgttttcatttttctgaatccACAAGTAACTGGACCTTCAGCCAGGCCTCCTGCATGGCACAAGAGGCCCAACTTGCTCGATTTGACAACCTGGAGGAGCTGGTAATGATCAGGGATTgggttgtttctttgttctgttgactaTATATTGCCTAGAGATAGGGAGGGTAAAGGTGAAGTATGAGGAAGTTTCTCACCTCAATCAGGTGGAGACATGGGGAACATATGAGTGTGTGCTGTTTGTGAGGGTCATGCACATCTAGATAAAGCTTTGAGACACTGAAGAAACATTACTGCATGTCGTGCTCACAGTCAGTCTGAAAGGTCAGAGGTGCCATTTTACCCAGGTACCTGGTGGTCATGAGCGTTTTTCTCCAAGCTGGCACATGTTGTATACTGAAGGTGACAACTCTTAAGAACAGCAAGGGGTGGCTTAGCCAGGAACTATGCCAGCCACAGTGGGTGTGTCATTAAATTTGGTATTTTAATCCAAATGAGGTACTTTAGAATTACAGATGTCAACTGAGTGCACTGAGAGCTGGAGGCTGTTACACCTACGAACTCTGTGACCCTCAGTTACACCCTCTGACATCTCTAGAGGAAGCTGTGGAGTGGAGAGTCTCAAGCATCAtctgaaacagagagacacatgtatttgctttctgtgtttcatgacagggtttcctAAGAAGATACAAGGGGACTTTTGACTACTGGATCGGCCTGCACAGAGAGTCACCACAACTCCCTTGGAGATGGACAGACAACACTGAGTATAACAGCACGTATGTTTGCAGATGCTTTTCCTTGTACTGTGTTCATATGCTGTGATTGCGTGTGAGTTGTGGCTCTGAGAGTTAAATGGCTGCTTAACGTGAGGCCAGCTGTACTGGAGAGGAAGAATAATAAACTCTTGGGTTGGAGGTGTGCctgggagggagggtgtgtgctACACACAGGAGTCAATCCCCAGCCAACTCCACATCCCCACAAACTTAAATCTTTTGGAGGTTCTCCCATGTATTATTGGCCATCATTTCCAAAACCCTTACTTAGTGTGATTTTACTCAAATGATGATGGCATCTGGGGGAGGTATTGTCTGCTCCTTTACCAACTTAAAACTTTGTGTTGATAAATGCCCTGTGTGGGATGTAGGGAGAACCTCAGATGGGCAGTGAGGGCTCTGAAACCCTAGAAAGACACTACAGAACTGCTAGCCAAGACTCATCAGTCATTGTACAGCCATACCTGTTCACAAAAGCAGAGACTTCAAGGGCACTGGAAAACCACCCCTAAAGTCTTGTTATCTGTCGACATCCAAGATATTTCTTGGATTTGAACACAGCTATTTTACTAGAATGGTAAATCACAGCCCGGTCAAGTCTATCATTAAAGCCTTTTCAGCAATTTAATAAATGGGTTTTCAGCTACATAAAATGCTTCAAAATAGAACTGAAAATCCCCCTCTGTGAGCCCACCCATGCCTGCACTTCATTTGAACATGTCAGCAAGCCCCAGTCGACTGCTTTGTACACATGTTACACATcacaaaaaaatgacagagatgtgGTATTCATAAATAACTCTGAAAGTGTTAAAGCTGCTAGGTGCAAAACCGGTACAGGACTGTCTTTATTTGACTATATTCATGTTACAAATAAGCAGTGAACATGGGTGAGATTTTGTTGCAGTAGTGAATGCAGTTCTGGGCTCTGCAGACTGACTGCTTTAGGTTTCTTTTCAGGTTTCCCATCCGGGGAAAGGAAAACCATGCCTACCTGAACAACAACGGGATCAGCAGTGCCAGGGTCTATGCAGATCGAAGATGGATCTGTACCAAACCCAACAGCTATATGCaaaattctttttctcctttttcagcCTTTGCAAAGAGATGCTTTTAGCCTGTTATCTACAGTTGCTACTCTTTCCCACATCTTTCCACATCGCTATTAAAGGAACTAAGAATATTTCTTGACATCCCAAATGAAAACCATCTTGAAGAAGTGTACATACAGGGGATAAGAAGAACATAGAAGAACATATGAGTCTAACTTAGATGTCGGCACTCAGACCTTAAGCGTAAAGTACAATTAATGTTAGTGAACCCCACTTTCATTTTGTGCAGAGAAGTCCTTCTTTTGAGTCTATGAGACCACAAAAATGAGTTCCCAAAAGTGTGTGTGGTTATATAGTGACATACCTGTGATGCCAGCTACTTAAGGGTTGAAACAGGAGAACCACAGGTTCACAGTAGGAAGTGAAGTATGGGAATGCTTTAATAATGACAGGGAAGAGAAGAATCTGTAGCATCTGATAATTTGGCGAAACACATTATACGTTCTTTTCAAAATTTATGCCAATACCcagaatttaaaaagtatttaaaactaaaatttattttacactCTTTAAAACATAAGTGACACTGTCAAAATCTctctctaggttttttttttttttcaatgcagtttattcaggaaccttgaacaatcatctgaccctggggaaagccagcccacagcttaaatagcctctgggtagccaactccagcatgccacgtgggcaatgtagataggtccacatacatggaagcaagccagatcctcggccttagccaaatgtggagttgttcatgacagagagcactcaccatcaggaaggtggaaggtggaaaccagctccatctttaaggcacagcattacgcagctctctacagttccccctttttgttttagacgtatcaggcaagagtatCTCTCTAGGTTTTAATATCCTTATTTCCAgttttatatttctaaatataattatataattatactgTTCAAGTATAATCCATTTTATAAACAAATGCCATTTTAATTTTACCACTTTATTGGATTCATTTCACATCACATAGGAGTTAAACTCCTTAAGCATTCAATACTTAGTTTTGCACTAATGTGCATATTATTGGGTCCTAAAAAGAAAGTATTTGAAATCTTTATAGAGTTAACTACACTGTACTGATGAGTCCCAAAAAGGATGAAATAACAGGCTACAAAGCATCTCCTGAtcttttcatctctttctctctcttttgttctaTAACAGCTTGATTTGCTGGGGAATTGGGGGGGGTATGATATCTATACTTGGCCTCCTGGTCCTTGAGAAAAAAGGCATGAGAGGggcaaggggagggaaggggagagggaagatggatgagcgagaatgggactgggaggagaggagggaggggaagctgtgattggcatataaagtaaataaacaaaacaaaaaagactaaaAGACTATGTTTTTATCTACTTGATGTGTGTTTATTGtttgtataagtgtgtgtgtgtgtgtgtgtgtgtgtgtttgtgtgtgtgtgtatgcaaccagagttacagacatgTGTGTGGCCATGTGGCTTCTGGAAATGGAACCTTGGTCTTTTGCAAGAAGTACTCCTAactactgaggcatctctctagccttttcttcctctgttttcttttattggtaGAGCTGAGCAAGCCTTGGAAAAACAGCATgtatccatttccctgaaaatttcatgatttccttgttttttatagtggagtagcattccattgtgtaaatgtgcctcaatttctgtatccgttcctccattgagagacatctaggctgtttccagattctggctattacaaataaaggtgttatgaacatagctgagcaaatgtccttgttgaatggtgtagcatcttttgggtatatgcccaagagtagtatagctggatcttgcggtagtgctattcccaattttttgagaaagtgccagattgattttcaaagtgtggttgtacaagtttgcacttgcaccagcaatagaggagggttcccctttctccacatcctctccagcatgtgttgtcacttgagtttttgatcttagccattctgatgttgccttgatttgcatttctctgatgactaaggatgttagcatttcttcaagtgtttctctgccattcaattttcctttgttgagaattctgtgcttagctctgtaccccatttttaaattgaattatttggcttgttggtatttaatttcttgagttctttatataccaTGTTGCTTTATTACTACAACTTTGTAATATAACACAAACTAGAATGGTGAAATCTCTAGCAATTTATTTGTTGATCGGGATTCTTTTGCTATCCTTGATATTTTGTATTTACATATggaatttaatattattttttcagtttctatAAAGAACCACATTGGAATAGGTATGAAGAGTGgacatccttgtcttgttcctgaggTTAGTGGAAAtgcctttgagtttttctccgTTTAGGATAATACTGGCTGTGGGCTTCCCAGTCATTGACTTTATTATGCTGGGATAATGTCCCTTGTGCCCATACTTTCTCTAGGACCTTCattatgaatggatgttgaattttgttcAAGGTCTTTTCCACATTTAATGAAATGATTATATAGTTTCCATCTTTTTATctaattacatttattgatttatatatgCACCATCCTTGTAAatttggaaagaagaaaacttgatcatggtggatgactttttgatgtgttcttgaacttagtttccaagtattttattattttattgagaacTTTTATGTCCATATTTATTGAAGATATTCAcccacagttttcttttctttctctcctttctccacattctctccagcatgtgttgtcacttaaatgCTACTTTCAAAGTAccaattctttgtttcattgattcattttatatttttcatttctattttactgATTTTGGCCATGATTTTGATAATCTCTTCCTATCTCCTTTTGGCGGGGTTTTTGATTATTCTTGTTTTTCTAAAGCCCTCAGGCGCATCATTAAGTTATTAGTTTGAGATTTCTCTAAGTTTTATTTACGCACATAGTGTTGTGAGCTTTCTTTTTATAACTgcctcatttctttttcatttcatttaattctGAGAATTCTTAAACTTCCGTCTTAATGTCTTTCTTCACTCAATTTTTAATCAGTGGTGTGTTATTTAGATTTTATGCGtttgtgttcttttgttgttgatataTAGCTTTAATTCATAGCAGTCAGATCAAATGCAGGATGTAATTTCAGTTTCCTATATTTGCTGAGACTTGCTTTGGGTTCTGTGATTATGAACACTAGTCCAAttccttctggccttcatagtctCCACTAAAAACAAATCCGCTGTTATTATGATGAGCCTGCCTTTGTATGTGACTAGATCTTTCTCTCTGACTGTTTTCAATATccttgtttgttgctgttgttctgaaCACTTAGTGTTTTGATATGATGAGAGGAGTTTCTTCTCTAGTCTgctctgtttggtgttctgtattcTGTCAGATCTTGGTAGGCAACTCTTACCTCAGATTAAGAaagtttcttctgtgattttgttgcaaaATATGTTTTTCACCATTGTCCTGggcctcttcttctgtgtctacTTTTTGTAGGTTTAGTCTTTGTAAAGCGTCCTAGTTCCTGCATGTTTGGTTCTTGGTATTATTTGGATTAGATATTTTCTTTCACTGAGTGATCTAAGTCCTCTACCTTGTCTCTAAGACATCATATTTTCTCCTTCACATGATCTAATCTATTGGTGATATTGTGTAGAGGGATTTTAGTCCATCAACAGGGCTACTCTGTCTGAAATACAGATGTGCCCttagcacacaactttaatctctCTGGCTGGAATACTGACTAagtactcacctttaatcccaacaatgATGGTAAAGTTGGTTTGTAGGAGGAAGCActcatatttgaaagtgatgtctaattgagtggcagacaaagtgacgaatcatagaaagatttgacagaataaaatATGCTGATTGCtcacaagaacagagaggaaagggaacgTACTTAAGGGAGcatcagagaagaagagagagagagagagagagaggggagagttTTAGTGGGAGGGttttacacagagagagagaggttgaataGAGAACAAGCTATACACAGGTGAAGacgaacaagccagagaatgagaaggagccagaagaagccaaagaatgagaaggagtcagaagattagaaTATATTGCCAAaattagtctgaggtcaagcagagcaattcagtaagaATCAgacagagaagccagtttgaaccaatcagcttggagagaagtttgagccataACAGCTGAATTCAACAAGCCATTCAGAATTCAGAAAGGGCTAGAAAGAGCAGTAAGTCTCACAGGGTGAAAACACCCTAAGCCTAGATGAGATTGTTTGGAGGCTACAAACGTCCAGGACTAGGCTTATGTTAGCAGTAAGACAGAGAGGACAATTacaacaggtgaataaaagttacttctaCAAcattgtttcctgatttcttattgaatttctgaatttgttttttgttttttactttaaatcTTATTTCATTCTTGCCTGTCTTCAGAGGttttatgaaattttattttggtttcttgacttgtttttctaatttcatttaaCTGTGTCCTTGTAGTGTTCATTCTGGCACTTATTTACATCTTCAGAATTTTTTGGTTATTTTCAACATTGCTATTTTGAATTCATTGTCTTCTATCATCTGGTTGTTTTTCTTAGGGGGCTTTACTATGGACATACAAATTGTTTTGTGGGGACTTAGTATTTGGTTATTCATGTTTGTAGATTTGTAATGGGACCTGAGCCATTGCAGTCAGGTGATGAGTACAATTTACTGGTATGGGCATCTTGTCTCTACTTGCTGAGCAGGTATTTGAAACTCCCTGTTAGCTATTTCAAAATTATCATGTGGTAGGCAAGCTATGTGGAGCTTAGAGCTCCGTCTTTGGGCAATTCAGTATTGATGTTTGAAGTGAGTATCAGAAGTAATTCTGGTTTGGCTCAAGTTAAGTGAGGATTCTCAGCTCAGGAGCTGACCTTCTGTAGTGTGAGAAGATTTTCACAGTCAGTCATCAGGGGTTTGAGGGAGATTCTCAGAACTTTGCCTTGGGCAAAGCTGCTGATGAAACCTGGGATCTTTAACTCTGGGATCTTTAACTCAAGAGGAGAGTTAGGGTGCTAATGGCAAAAGACAGGTATGAGATATGTGGTCCTCAGGCAAGTTGCAGGGGTAGGTGGAGTAGTTGGTGTGAGTCTAGTATCCTTACCTGGTAAAGGGAGGTCCTCAGGTCATGGAGATGGAATAATGGGAGCCAGAAACTATAAAGTCTTCAGTCAAAATCAATAACATAGAAGAACAACATACGGTTTTAAGCCAACT belongs to Meriones unguiculatus strain TT.TT164.6M chromosome 5 unlocalized genomic scaffold, Bangor_MerUng_6.1 Chr5_unordered_Scaffold_121, whole genome shotgun sequence and includes:
- the LOC132650321 gene encoding C-type lectin domain family 2 member D11-like, producing MGAAKTEEASKGMLKTEPATPDCLQEVEMGKKLQRKCLRIVSPESPAKLYCCYAVITVLTVAVIVLSVALAVRKNEQTPVKNFYGACPGHWIGFGNKCFHFSESTSNWTFSQASCMAQEAQLARFDNLEELGFLRRYKGTFDYWIGLHRESPQLPWRWTDNTEYNSTFPIRGKENHAYLNNNGISSARVYADRRWICTKPNSYMQNSFSPFSAFAKRCF